A region of the Ciona intestinalis chromosome 12, KH, whole genome shotgun sequence genome:
TTATATAATTGAGATGAAAATGTTTCACAGGATTATCCTAATAATACTACctcctttttttaaagattggCGCAAATTGTAaaggaatattttattaaagaatCCCAATAAACCAAACTCACAATTCGATTCatttaacaaatgtaaaatatctTCAGAAGTTTCTCAATACATAAAGTTAAGCAAACTCACCCCTATCATTCTCGGATCTCCCCACCATTCCTTCAGTTGTTGGCTCCAAATCCCAGGGAGACATCCTTTCAACTTcctgaaatatatttctaatttacATAATACTAAACAACCGTTATGTGTCAAactttttggtttaaaaacttagCTGACATAACTTTTGAGATGatctgtgttttataatattattaaaacattaagtAAATACAGAAGGTATAAAgagttacaaataaatacatatatatatatatatatatatgtgtgtgtgtgtgccaTAGGCtataatatttgtattgaaactgacaaGTTACAATGTTTGGAGGATTGGTTTCTTTATGccattttaacacaaaatattgatttaacCAAAACTTATCGAAATTTAATAACTATTGTAAATATGAAAATCGGTTTGAACAAAACTGTGCAAACTGTCTAGAAACACcagtcaaataaaaataaagtgtagAACTTCTCACATTAGAATCCCATTCCACCAACAAAGATTGGAAAGGACTTTCGGGATATTTATCATCGAGTGGTTGATGGTTAACAACCGACCCAAACCACCATTCATCATCAATTATTGAACGAAATCGATCACCAGGTTTCCACTTTGTTAACATGCTTATGTCAAACTGAAACGGTGTATTAAGTAAGTATTGTTACTTTAGCTGCAAGGCATAGTATaatgaattaatattattcCAACGTTTTGTGACTTGAACTCTTATAAAAGTAGCATTTACATAAAATTTTCAACAAGCTTtcttctgttacttctgctaacAGTCATattgaaaaatagtttttggcTCTTCTggtatatctttttttttattctaacgTTATGTTTGCCATACCAGGATTTAAGGGTTTGCAAAAAGGTTTTGACAAAACGGTGTATTACTTATCTTAAAgtcaataataaacattttagcTCTATAACCAAtaaaaagtgtaaattttTGTGGTATATGTATTACTCTGTGTTAAAAAGAATTTCCCATTAAAGTACTCAAACCATTAAATCTTTTCTGCCAAAAAATACCTTCCCACCTTATTCTGTAGAACAATGAAGTCAATCACATCTGGAAGATCGTGGAACCTTAGTTTGAAATATTCCTCTTCATTTTCTTTAACATTCTGTCGTTGAAGTTGTAAGCAACACAATGTGGGTGGACCAATCTCATATTCAATTGAGGTTACATTGCACACTTCAATATAGCTGGAAAATATGAATTAATGCTTGTATGCTGGGAAAACAACAATGgttataacaaaggtgttctgtttcatacatcttgcAGCAGCTTACGCATCATcttgtaatttttaatgtatgggtaatttagacaatccataaAAACAGGTTAGAGAAATTGTCAGAAAGTGTCTTGCTAAAAAACACATACAGTCATACACCCACAAAGGTAGCGGCGTCAAGCCTCAAACCTATGCAACTTCTATATGTATGTCTActataaacaaacagtttttaaataaactcaCTTTAATTCCAtcatattataacaaatatttgaCTCAGGTCCAACATTCCAAATATTCTTATCTAACACAGCTTTAATATATAACTGATGTCCCTGTAAAACAAATGCGATTATGTATTATAATAACTGATGTAAGTTTTCACATAAAGTATTAGCATAAAGTGTTAacaaaacaaccttgaattggttgcaccaatTTTCACAGATGTTTAtgtaagttaagttgtatttggcCAACATTTCAGTATCTTTGACAGTTAGTTTATATAAGTCAAGAATTTATTTAAGAATATTATCCCAAAATAATGACCATTAGTACATGCCTAAACCTGCTGACAATTTTTATATACCTATACGTAATGACCTTTATACATAACTATAAAAACTACCTGTTGAAAATAGACAACACAATCCCCGATCTGTGGCATGTATGGAGAAGGTCGAGCTACATCTTGACTGATCCACTTTGGTGGGAGGTATTCATCTGGCGGGGGTTGCCCGGGTACAATGGGGAAAGGGGGTTCTATCTGTAGGGGGCAAGTGTGGGTAGATGGTTAAGCATTACATTTAGTTCatttttatctgtttaaaacacaaaatcaaATCTGCTGCGGTAATATAGTGGCAAGTGCGGACATGAAGGTGGTTGATAATTGAGTTGactttattattttccttttCTGTTGCAGTTGCtacaaaacattacaaaatataacttactagctcttctgttaaaaaaattaatttagttaaatttctagaaaaacatgtaaaatgtGGTAGCAAGTGGGAATACATGGCATAGTTAGTAAAAACACGTATGTCAATTATGTATGTTTAGAGGGTGAGGCCACTcaggagttataacatgggtgtcttattgTTCAGTATTTGCAGTGGTTTTATATATCTTGGTCTGGTTTATGATTATTCAAccactttgtgggtggttgtttGATACTGGAACTCCTTTATGACAGAGAGCTAATACACAGTCAGACATGTTATTGCACATTGTATGTGGTggctttatacacctcatgcttgcttatgagttaccaagtatgcagctttgtgggtaattgtttttagcTAGCAATTTACtgaatttataaaacccaTCGACTTTGATATACAGTTATACTTACCGgtttaacaacggtttgttTTGGTGAAATATTTGTGGAGGTTGTTGGTTGGTTTTCATCAAGTGTTTCTGTGtcaacattatatatgatgtattaacattatatatgaactattaatattatatataagtaatataatattctTCAAGCCAAATGGTAATGAATTCACGACTGGACGCTGCTGTatacgtatgtgtccttggacaagacacttaatgacaaaCCTCAATGTGCAGCAGGATTAAGGACAAAATGTTAGTCCTTTGGTAAGGCACAACAAACAATCGTCAAAAGATCTCATTACCACTAATAAATTccagaatattttaaatcttattaagatgttttaacaaagtacctgttgtgacatcacaaatagAAGTTTCTTCGGAACATTTCCTCCGTTTGCGAGCTGAAAAATGTTGTccataaaacaaccaaaacttataaaatcataaaaaaaaatcaataaaaacatatcaaGGTCCAAGGATTATCTACACTGTGTGAAAATGCACACAATTGTTAAATTATTCTAATTGTTACCATTATTGGAATGAACGGGCGATCCTTCATTTTCCTCTGAACTCCAACCTTCAGAATAActatctgtgatgtcatacagtGTATTATGAGTCATTTCATggcagaatatttaaaaagaataaaataggtatgataaaaaaatgatattaatttgagtaattttaaattagaaaaagaaACATATTGTTTGCTTTTactaaaactattttgtttaaacatgtcACTAAAATACATGAatatttttgcattatttaatAGAGTGTGtttccaaataaaatatgacatcacacacctaatcatgacatcataatacctgATCTCATTCTACGTTTCCTAGTGTTAATATTAGCATGGTAGTTTTCCACTGAGGCTGCATCAGGTTCTTCAGCAGATGAAGCATCTGTTGTGGTTTCCCAATCTTGCTCATCATCTGGTTAATAGAAACAATTTAGGGAGGGTAATGttcaaattattgttttaatggtGGGggtcttgtttaaaacaatgttatgttACAAAGTTTGCCACGTGTCtcgcccaaggacacatatgacTTTTTAGCACCAAGTCTTGAACCTGGTATTCTCTAAGTATGATTTAAGCGCCCAACCACTGCGCCATGGACCCGGACCTCACTTACTTGACAACGGCATTGAATTTAGCCTTGTGCTGTATGAATGGTGGGCGCTTGGTATCTTCCTTAAATAATCTGAGTTGCGTGTTTTTTCCCTGTTCACCTGGAATGATACAATCAACTTGgttaaatacattttcttGGGTGTGGAGGccaactatattttaaaatatacaatacaaagATGCAAGATTAATTTATGCCTTATTGAAATAGAGATTTAACTcgcatttaaaacatttctttagAAAACGCACGAAAACCAGATGTGTGGTGCAATGCAGTTTGGTTACTTAATGCCTTATTTTTCAGTACAAGTTGTACAAACCTGAGAATTCAAATAATTCATTGAAGCAGCTCgatgtttgtttaaacttttgtggTTCTTTCTTGTGATCTCTTCGTTGTAAATCGAGATTTCATTAAAACCGGTCTCTCGAGCTATTTCATCACGTTTCCTGAAAACAAGAGGATTGTCTAGAATTCCCCCAATAATTTGGTTGGGATAGCCTAGTGTATATTGGGGCTGATCAATGATAACATTTGGCCAATTGGCCTACAGTGCTCTGGTGCAATGTAAAACAGGTTCAGGTGTGTCGTGAAACATCtagtaattaaaaatacattctaTAAAGTGTTGCCTAGAGTCAGAACCCAATTTTAAACTATGATGTGGAGGTCTAAGCTggaatttaattgtttattaaccTTCAACAACTTAAGAACCCTTGATCTATGCAAGAAGTTcgaaataacataaatttgcaacatatatattttgaatttttaatcaTGTCTATCCTGCTATGCATAATGCCCATGTAGGAGataaaatatacagcagtagCCATAATATATGGtagattttatgttttaaacagtgacctttgtgatgtcaccaAACAGTGacctttgtgatgtcatactatGGACTTCCTGCCCTATgttattcattcaaaatagATTCTTCTTGGCTTCAGTAAGTCTAAAACATATCGCTGTGTTGCAAGTTTAAggcattttacaaaatacttgGCAAAAAGTTTGTAGCTTGAAGttgtaaagataaaaaaacattgaaatagAAAACTAGAAAAATGTCAGTCGGAATATTTCGCGTTCAAAACaaagtgttgtttttgtttggaaAGGTCTTATGTGTGGTTTGTGCAGTTGTTGTTATCCTCACACAACTATGGGTGGTGTTTAATtcacaaacaaaagaaaaagaaacaaatgatGTTTTGCTAAAactttgtaatatatttgaaaaactcAATGTACAGTTAGTGTTGTTTGACTCTGACATTCTCCAAGCAATGGGAAAAGATAGCCAACATCTTGTAAGCTTGAAGCTGCTTCAATCTAACAGTAAAGCGACATTGATGACATTTGGAGTATTAGGCAGCGAGTTTATGGCACAGAAGGAAGCAACTATGAAAGAAATCGAAGAgatttttctattaaattatataagtCTTGTGCAAGATCGAAGAGAAAATATTCCAATTCAAATTCCTGGCCACTTATGGATTGTTGATAATCACCACATAAttcatattatgatgtcacataaGCGAGGAAATGGCTACCTTTGGATTGCTCCAATAAGTAATATTGAATGGGGCAAAATAATTGAAGTTTTAAACCCTTTCGTTGAAGGGGGCATTCTTGGATTTGGAGCCAAAATTCGAAGATATGCTCAAGCTGTTGATAGCAATGTGTTTGAAACTGCTTTAACTCTTCCATTTTACGATAGCAAATTATTCATTCCATTCGAAACAACTTCATTTTTGGAGGATTTAAAAAGTTCAGAGTTTATAGAATGCAACCACATGCGAGCAGACAACTTCAAACAGAAATACGAACAGAACATCACAGAGAAAgatgtaaaatacattttaacctCTAAGCGTATTCTAACAACAGCTTCAAAGGTGTTCAATGAACTGAAGATACCATTCACATTAAGTTCGGGTAATTTGTTAGGTTGGTTTAGAcaatgtgatgtcatacctTACGCAAAAGATGTCGATATTGAAGTCAAAATTACTGATTTTTCGATGAAActtattgaaaatttaattcttCATAAATTTATTCTACATCATAAATCGGGACGCTTACTTGACTCTCTTGTGCTTGCATTCTACAGGGATGGTGTCAAACTGGATTTGTATTTCGTCTATGAAGAAATAGACAAGTTTTGGTCAGGTTTTACCGGGGCAAATGGAGCAAAGTACAAACTGTCTCAGCCTAAGTATTCAAACTGCTGGGGTGATCTACTGGGTTTGAAAGTGCGTGTACCGTGTGATACTTTGACATATATAACTACACAATATGGTAGTGAATGGGCTGTGCCTATTAAGAATTATCACTGGATAACATCACCCAGAAATATAGTGGAGAATGGCAAATG
Encoded here:
- the LOC108949983 gene encoding fukutin-like, with translation MGKDSQHLVSLKLLQSNSKATLMTFGVLGSEFMAQKEATMKEIEEIFLLNYISLVQDRRENIPIQIPGHLWIVDNHHIIHIMMSHKRGNGYLWIAPISNIEWGKIIEVLNPFVEGGILGFGAKIRRYAQAVDSNVFETALTLPFYDSKLFIPFETTSFLEDLKSSEFIECNHMRADNFKQKYEQNITEKDVKYILTSKRILTTASKVFNELKIPFTLSSGNLLGWFRQCDVIPYAKDVDIEVKITDFSMKLIENLILHKFILHHKSGRLLDSLVLAFYRDGVKLDLYFVYEEIDKFWSGFTGANGAKYKLSQPKYSNCWGDLLGLKVRVPCDTLTYITTQYGSEWAVPIKNYHWITSPRNIVENGKWDGTAFNPVIFDPINSTNQIAVFNILKKEVEEML